From Methanoculleus oceani, a single genomic window includes:
- a CDS encoding CGGC domain-containing protein — MGDPIRLGIIICDRYRTCAGGKCLRALRDREGAFERYKGKDVELVGFATCNGCPGGNIEYVPQEMKNNGAEVVHLATGMVVGYPPCPRISYFSRFIREKYGMDVVVGTHPIPEKYYATHTNLGSWDSELWKDLTAPTLTDKKTRLSYD; from the coding sequence ATGGGAGATCCGATCAGACTGGGAATCATCATCTGCGACCGGTACCGGACCTGTGCCGGGGGAAAGTGCCTGCGGGCACTGCGCGACCGCGAAGGCGCTTTTGAACGCTACAAAGGAAAAGATGTTGAGCTTGTCGGGTTTGCAACCTGCAACGGCTGTCCCGGCGGGAACATCGAGTACGTCCCGCAGGAGATGAAGAACAACGGTGCCGAGGTCGTACACCTTGCCACCGGCATGGTTGTCGGGTATCCACCCTGTCCGCGGATCTCGTACTTTTCCCGGTTCATCAGGGAAAAATACGGCATGGACGTGGTTGTGGGAACTCACCCTATCCCGGAGAAGTACTACGCCACGCACACGAATCTCGGCTCGTGGGATTCGGAACTCTGGAAAGACCTGACCGCCCCCACCCTCACCGATAAGAAAACCCGGTTATCCTACGATTAA